One genomic segment of Helicobacter pylori NQ4053 includes these proteins:
- a CDS encoding S41 family peptidase, with protein sequence MTKRLFKGLLAISLAVSLHGGEVKEKKPVKPVKEDPQELAAKRVEAFSRFSNVVTEIEKKYVDKISISEIMTKAIEGLLSNLDAHSAYLNEKKFKEFQAQTEGEFGGLGITVGMRDGVLTVIAPLEGTPAYKAGVKSGDNILKINNESTLSMSIDDAINLMRGKPKTPIQITIVRKNEPKPLVFNIIRDIIKLPSVYVKKIKETPYLYVRVSGFDKNVTKSVLEGLKANPKAKGIVLDLRGNPGGLLNQAVGLSNLFIKEGVLVSQKGKNKEENLEYKANGRAPYANLPVAVLVNGGSASASEIVAGALQDHKRAIIIGEKTFGKGSVQMLLPVNKDEAIKITTARYYLPSGRTIQAKGITPDIVIYPGKAPENENKFSLKEADLKHHLEQELKKLDDKTPNSKEADKDKKNEEEKEVTPKMINDDIQLKTAIDSLKTWSIVDEKIDEKAPKKK encoded by the coding sequence ATGACAAAACGACTTTTTAAAGGGTTGTTAGCGATTTCTCTTGCTGTGAGTTTGCATGGTGGTGAAGTTAAGGAAAAAAAGCCGGTCAAGCCGGTTAAAGAAGATCCGCAAGAATTAGCGGCTAAAAGGGTGGAAGCGTTCAGTCGTTTCTCTAATGTGGTTACAGAAATTGAAAAAAAGTATGTGGATAAAATCAGTATTTCTGAGATCATGACTAAAGCGATTGAAGGCTTGCTCTCTAATTTGGACGCGCATTCAGCGTATTTGAACGAAAAGAAGTTTAAGGAATTTCAAGCCCAAACCGAGGGCGAATTTGGGGGGCTTGGGATCACGGTGGGCATGCGCGATGGCGTTTTAACCGTTATTGCCCCCCTAGAAGGTACTCCCGCTTACAAGGCTGGGGTTAAATCAGGCGATAACATTTTAAAAATCAACAACGAAAGCACGCTGAGCATGAGCATTGATGATGCGATCAATCTCATGCGTGGCAAGCCAAAGACCCCTATTCAGATCACCATTGTGAGAAAAAACGAGCCAAAACCCTTGGTGTTTAACATCATTAGAGACATCATTAAACTCCCCTCTGTCTATGTGAAAAAGATTAAAGAAACCCCTTATCTGTATGTGAGAGTGAGTGGTTTTGACAAGAATGTTACCAAATCGGTTTTAGAAGGCTTAAAAGCTAACCCTAAGGCTAAGGGGATCGTGTTGGATTTGAGGGGGAATCCTGGAGGGCTATTAAACCAGGCGGTGGGCTTGTCTAACCTCTTCATTAAAGAGGGGGTTTTAGTCTCTCAAAAAGGCAAAAATAAAGAAGAAAATTTAGAATACAAGGCTAATGGCAGAGCCCCTTATGCCAATTTGCCTGTTGCGGTGTTAGTCAATGGCGGTTCAGCGAGTGCGAGCGAGATCGTCGCAGGGGCACTGCAGGATCACAAGCGAGCCATCATTATCGGTGAAAAAACCTTTGGTAAGGGAAGCGTGCAGATGCTGCTCCCTGTCAATAAAGACGAAGCCATTAAAATCACGACCGCACGCTACTATTTGCCGAGCGGGCGCACCATTCAAGCTAAGGGGATCACGCCTGATATTGTGATTTATCCGGGTAAAGCGCCAGAAAATGAAAACAAATTCAGCTTGAAAGAAGCGGATTTGAAACACCATTTAGAGCAAGAGCTTAAAAAACTTGATGATAAAACCCCTAATTCCAAAGAGGCGGATAAAGACAAGAAAAATGAAGAGGAAAAAGAGGTTACTCCTAAAATGATCAACGATGATATTCAGCTAAAAACCGCTATTGACAGCTTGAAAACCTGGTCTATCGTGGATGAGAAAATAGATGAAAAAGCGCCTAAGAAGAAATAA
- a CDS encoding DNA methyltransferase, translated as MGVQLSPYSVLPNLALICDRGSKVSPISNVFVTGMLCDLHLNGSGSYAFLLYRLGSK; from the coding sequence GTGGGGGTTCAGCTTTCCCCTTATTCTGTATTGCCTAATCTGGCTCTCATTTGCGATAGAGGCTCTAAAGTAAGCCCCATTTCTAATGTTTTTGTAACGGGCATGCTTTGCGATTTGCATTTGAATGGATCGGGGAGTTATGCGTTTTTGTTGTATCGTTTAGGCTCAAAATGA